One window of Dysgonomonas mossii genomic DNA carries:
- a CDS encoding FecR family protein → MDKEKFEKLIFKFHNKELSSEEKVEFESFLSSSDEARKIFHQWNLVYKASQALSINKEIPEIPFSLVEKKTINWRRWLANSAAIITIPLILGFTYLLIDKYQTGPVVYNEVAATNAKVVNISLPDGSKVSLYAGSTLKYPDRFSDEERLVILDGEGTFEVKSNPKNPFYVETADGTRVKAYGTKFSVRDYDADNTIQVYLERGIVDFNSPRLNHPITMKPDTRLVFNKTDRKYTISNSTPNEYDAYEQGILLFNNKPLEEVVQKLNRVYGVDIVIQDESLKEYRFTATIKDESIYQIMNMLSLSTPQLEWKRQGQKIILTQKLKSKI, encoded by the coding sequence ATGGATAAAGAAAAATTTGAAAAGTTAATATTCAAGTTTCACAACAAAGAACTAAGCTCTGAAGAAAAAGTAGAGTTTGAGTCTTTTTTGTCGTCTTCTGACGAAGCTCGTAAGATATTCCATCAATGGAACCTTGTGTATAAGGCTTCGCAAGCACTGTCTATAAACAAAGAGATTCCTGAAATACCATTCTCTTTGGTGGAAAAGAAAACAATCAACTGGCGTCGCTGGCTAGCCAATTCGGCTGCAATCATCACAATTCCTTTGATATTAGGTTTCACATACCTGCTGATAGATAAATACCAAACAGGCCCTGTGGTTTATAACGAAGTAGCTGCAACAAATGCCAAAGTAGTAAATATCTCTCTACCCGACGGATCGAAAGTATCTCTGTATGCAGGGTCAACACTCAAATATCCTGATCGGTTTTCTGATGAAGAGCGGCTTGTTATTTTAGACGGTGAAGGAACTTTTGAGGTGAAATCAAACCCAAAGAATCCTTTCTATGTAGAAACAGCAGACGGAACAAGGGTAAAAGCATACGGAACCAAGTTCTCGGTAAGAGATTATGATGCAGATAATACAATACAGGTATATCTGGAACGAGGTATTGTAGATTTTAATTCGCCAAGGCTGAATCATCCGATAACAATGAAACCCGATACCCGATTGGTGTTTAACAAAACAGATAGAAAATATACAATATCAAACAGTACTCCGAACGAGTATGACGCTTACGAACAGGGGATTTTATTATTCAATAATAAGCCACTCGAGGAAGTCGTACAAAAGTTGAATAGGGTTTATGGGGTAGATATTGTGATACAAGATGAGAGCTTGAAAGAATATCGCTTTACGGCGACGATCAAAGATGAATCAATATATCAGATAATGAACATGCTATCATTGAGTACACCTCAACTGGAATGGAAAAGACAAGGACAAAAAATAATATTAACTCAGAAACTTAAATCTAAAATTTAA
- a CDS encoding GH92 family glycosyl hydrolase, whose translation MKKILVSTFIIGFLISCTNLPKNPIDYVDPFIGTGFHGHTYPGATTPYGAIQLSPDTRTGDWDACSGYHYSDSSILGFSHTHLNGTGCADLGDVLFHPTTKDIKPVSKGYIFEPLAFSHQDEKASPGYYSVDFKEEGIKAELTATTYTGVHRYTFEKDKNQAIIIDMAHVLAQEVIDSLVIRQSANNEVSGMRRTQGWVTNQYVFFVAQFSKDIQSFDLVNDGAILDKDTKPKTNNQQAVLKFGSSDGTPIIAKVAFSVVSEENARKNLSHDVEDFDFDVVHNQARNLWSEALSEIVVEGGNEHDLKNFYTAIYHSKVVPNIMSDVNGQFRRHDMKVGILPEGEKYYSTFSIWDTFRALNPLITLTDTTLVNNIINSYLDMYDASGELPIWPLSAGETGTMIGYHSVSVIADAYMKGIRGFDIAKAYEAMKVSSYKNKKGSDYYIKYGFIPSNIKRESVSCLLEYAYDDWCIAQMAKELGKEDDYKAYTERALSYINVFDGHTKFFRGKRMDGNWDSPFNPFEPGRAYTEATAWQYRFFVPHDVNGLIQLFGGKDEFTLQLDSLFVVESKVDGHMSDITGLIGQYAHGNEPSHHMAYLYNYVGQPWKTQAMTRRILSEMYQPTPEGISGNEDCGQMSAWYILSSMGIYPVCPGSNEFSLTTPLFEKATIKLANGKTLTIKANHPEKNVYINKVSLNGKEIAANYITYQELMQGGVLDFNLSSTPNKSRGIAESDYPHSMTTGKIVSIPYTTKDLDLFIDNTTVDLHSATKDVKIYYTLDGKEPTEESALYSEPIAIAATTTIKARAYKNGFIPSRIFTIQATKAVFKNPVAALAKENGTNFHYYEGYFSAVDQIQKAPLVEKGIIAEPSINGAKQADHFAFIFTGIIFVPEDGVYEFMTTSDDGSVLHVDNIKIVDNDGSHAAISATGRIALKKGHHTYKLQYFEDYEGEHLSWGWKKPTSEKFENIPASNLFIK comes from the coding sequence ATGAAGAAAATACTCGTATCAACCTTTATTATTGGATTTTTAATTAGCTGTACAAATCTACCTAAAAACCCTATCGACTATGTAGACCCATTTATCGGAACAGGTTTTCATGGACACACATATCCCGGAGCTACCACTCCGTATGGAGCAATACAGTTGAGCCCCGACACCCGTACTGGAGACTGGGATGCATGTTCGGGCTATCATTATAGCGATTCTTCTATTTTAGGATTTTCGCACACACATCTTAATGGAACAGGCTGTGCCGATCTGGGCGACGTGCTTTTCCATCCTACCACCAAAGACATAAAACCGGTATCGAAAGGTTATATTTTCGAGCCTCTTGCCTTTTCGCATCAAGACGAAAAAGCCTCACCCGGATATTATTCGGTTGATTTCAAAGAAGAAGGAATTAAAGCTGAACTGACAGCTACAACATATACAGGTGTACACCGATACACCTTCGAAAAAGATAAAAACCAAGCCATAATTATAGACATGGCTCATGTGTTGGCCCAAGAAGTTATCGACTCGCTCGTTATCAGGCAATCGGCAAACAATGAAGTGTCGGGAATGAGAAGAACTCAGGGATGGGTAACCAATCAGTATGTGTTCTTCGTTGCTCAGTTTTCAAAAGATATTCAGTCTTTCGACTTAGTTAACGATGGTGCCATTCTGGACAAGGATACCAAACCTAAAACGAATAACCAGCAAGCCGTACTCAAATTTGGTTCTTCGGACGGTACACCTATTATAGCCAAGGTTGCGTTCTCGGTTGTAAGTGAAGAGAATGCACGAAAAAACCTGAGCCACGATGTAGAAGATTTCGACTTTGATGTAGTACACAATCAAGCCCGCAACCTTTGGTCTGAAGCGTTATCGGAAATAGTTGTAGAAGGCGGAAACGAACATGATTTGAAAAACTTCTATACCGCCATATATCACTCAAAAGTAGTGCCCAATATAATGAGCGACGTAAACGGACAGTTTCGCCGCCATGATATGAAGGTTGGCATATTGCCTGAGGGAGAGAAATATTACTCAACATTTTCTATTTGGGATACATTCCGGGCATTGAATCCTCTCATTACACTAACAGATACTACATTGGTAAATAATATTATCAACTCTTACCTCGATATGTATGATGCCTCGGGAGAGCTTCCTATCTGGCCGCTGTCTGCCGGAGAAACAGGGACTATGATCGGCTACCACTCGGTATCGGTAATAGCCGATGCTTACATGAAAGGAATAAGAGGTTTTGATATTGCTAAGGCTTATGAAGCCATGAAGGTTTCGTCCTATAAAAACAAAAAAGGTTCTGACTATTATATCAAATACGGATTTATACCTTCAAACATAAAACGAGAGTCAGTGTCATGCCTTCTCGAATATGCATACGACGATTGGTGTATTGCGCAAATGGCAAAAGAGTTAGGGAAAGAGGATGATTACAAAGCATATACGGAAAGAGCACTATCATACATCAATGTATTTGACGGACATACCAAATTCTTTAGAGGTAAACGTATGGACGGAAATTGGGACAGCCCTTTCAATCCTTTTGAACCGGGACGTGCATATACAGAAGCTACTGCATGGCAATATCGATTCTTTGTACCGCATGATGTAAATGGTCTTATACAGCTCTTCGGGGGGAAAGATGAATTCACCTTGCAGCTGGATAGCCTCTTTGTTGTGGAGTCAAAAGTTGACGGACACATGTCTGATATCACAGGACTCATAGGGCAATATGCGCACGGCAACGAACCGAGCCATCATATGGCATACCTATACAATTATGTTGGTCAGCCGTGGAAAACGCAGGCTATGACCCGCCGCATACTATCGGAGATGTATCAGCCAACCCCTGAGGGAATCAGTGGCAACGAAGATTGCGGGCAGATGTCTGCTTGGTATATACTTAGCAGCATGGGTATTTACCCTGTATGCCCGGGTTCGAATGAATTTTCGTTGACAACTCCGCTGTTTGAAAAAGCAACAATTAAATTAGCGAACGGAAAAACATTGACTATCAAGGCTAATCACCCTGAAAAGAATGTGTATATCAACAAGGTTTCTCTCAACGGAAAGGAGATAGCTGCTAATTACATCACCTACCAAGAACTAATGCAAGGAGGGGTACTCGATTTCAACTTGTCATCCACCCCAAACAAGTCCAGAGGCATAGCAGAATCTGACTACCCGCATTCGATGACTACAGGAAAGATTGTTTCGATACCATATACAACAAAAGATCTGGATCTCTTCATTGACAATACAACTGTTGATTTGCATTCGGCGACAAAAGATGTGAAAATTTATTACACCCTCGACGGGAAAGAGCCAACCGAAGAATCAGCACTCTATTCCGAGCCAATAGCAATAGCGGCAACTACAACGATCAAAGCTCGTGCATATAAAAATGGATTTATCCCGAGCCGTATATTTACGATTCAAGCCACAAAGGCTGTATTCAAGAACCCTGTAGCAGCCTTGGCCAAAGAGAATGGTACAAACTTTCATTATTACGAAGGATACTTCAGTGCTGTAGACCAAATACAGAAGGCTCCTCTCGTAGAGAAAGGAATAATAGCCGAACCATCAATAAACGGAGCAAAACAAGCAGATCATTTTGCATTTATATTCACAGGTATTATCTTTGTACCAGAAGATGGCGTCTATGAATTCATGACTACCTCCGACGACGGCAGTGTCTTGCATGTTGATAATATAAAGATAGTTGACAACGATGGTTCGCATGCAGCCATATCTGCCACCGGCCGAATTGCCCTGAAAAAAGGCCACCACACATACAAGCTCCAATACTTTGAGGATTACGAAGGAGAGCACCTGAGTTGGGGTTGGAAAAAACCAACATCCGAGAAGTTTGAGAATATACCAGCATCTAATTTATTCATAAAATAA
- a CDS encoding RagB/SusD family nutrient uptake outer membrane protein, with amino-acid sequence MKLYKLLLFIPFIFITSCDLDREPYGLSNFWNTEADAQLGLDAAYAPFYEEEGFGRGHWWVGAASDDMVINRSKGDDEALTEFRTTTNASSGQFSNWKIMYKVIRRSNDVMKYAPNIEMSDKNKDIILGEANFLCAFAYFHLAKRYGGLPFYDYNKPQEINKPRETKTETYTRIEGYLKTAISHFEKQSLWTREKGAEGRPQLGAAYGLLAKVYAHWGKYNEAKAAAEKVINSGKYSLDKTNNNGYAHLFSPAGEKHEEVLFNLTNKPVRNQGTVTSVILLSGTLSGGTGWYYFAPTKSLFDAFEKPNLTSSGDLRRLVTLKGAGDDVFFLGKQTTLTSALIKDMSTGYMGTKYSAAYNDLTGWNWETGADVPLLRYADVLLIHAEAEIFLAGGGPNDRTKGVAAAAASFNEVRVRAFGGDNSKAISAPTFNDLVKERRCELAYEDERHYDLVRWGLAKEVYAAATTASDPRGPRTFDPAKDAHFPIPQREIENTDYLLVNNPNDGYSNFK; translated from the coding sequence ATGAAACTATATAAATTATTACTATTCATCCCATTCATTTTTATCACATCGTGTGATTTAGATAGGGAACCTTACGGGCTTTCAAACTTTTGGAATACAGAAGCCGATGCTCAATTAGGGTTAGATGCTGCCTATGCCCCTTTTTATGAAGAAGAAGGTTTCGGGCGCGGACACTGGTGGGTAGGTGCCGCCAGCGACGATATGGTAATCAACCGTAGTAAAGGCGACGATGAAGCCCTCACCGAATTCAGAACAACAACAAATGCATCAAGCGGACAGTTTTCGAACTGGAAAATAATGTATAAAGTAATCAGACGCTCAAATGACGTAATGAAATATGCGCCTAACATTGAAATGTCTGACAAAAACAAAGATATCATTCTTGGTGAAGCTAATTTCCTTTGTGCTTTTGCTTATTTCCATTTAGCAAAAAGATATGGAGGATTGCCTTTCTATGATTATAACAAACCTCAGGAAATAAACAAGCCGCGCGAAACAAAAACTGAGACATATACACGCATCGAAGGTTATTTGAAAACAGCCATTTCTCATTTCGAGAAACAAAGTCTTTGGACCAGAGAGAAAGGTGCTGAAGGTCGTCCACAACTAGGTGCTGCTTACGGGCTTCTTGCAAAAGTATATGCACATTGGGGTAAATATAACGAAGCTAAAGCTGCTGCAGAAAAAGTAATCAACTCGGGCAAGTATTCTTTAGACAAGACAAATAATAACGGTTATGCGCACTTGTTCTCTCCGGCCGGAGAAAAGCATGAAGAAGTACTTTTCAATCTTACTAACAAGCCGGTGAGAAACCAAGGAACAGTAACATCTGTTATCCTTCTTTCGGGAACTCTTTCGGGTGGTACAGGATGGTATTACTTTGCTCCTACCAAAAGCTTGTTCGATGCATTCGAAAAACCAAACCTAACCTCAAGCGGAGACCTTCGCCGTCTGGTAACGCTTAAAGGTGCGGGTGATGATGTTTTCTTCTTAGGTAAACAAACAACGCTTACCAGTGCCCTTATTAAGGACATGAGTACAGGATATATGGGAACAAAATATTCTGCTGCATATAATGATCTTACAGGCTGGAACTGGGAAACCGGTGCAGATGTACCTCTTTTACGCTATGCTGATGTATTGCTTATCCATGCCGAAGCCGAAATATTCTTAGCCGGAGGAGGTCCGAACGATCGCACTAAAGGTGTGGCCGCTGCTGCTGCTTCATTCAACGAAGTTAGAGTAAGAGCTTTTGGCGGAGACAATTCAAAAGCAATATCGGCTCCTACATTCAATGATTTGGTTAAAGAACGCCGTTGTGAGTTAGCTTATGAAGACGAACGCCATTACGACCTTGTTCGTTGGGGATTAGCAAAAGAAGTATATGCTGCTGCAACAACCGCAAGCGATCCAAGAGGTCCTAGAACTTTCGATCCTGCTAAAGATGCACACTTCCCGATTCCGCAACGTGAGATAGAAAACACTGATTATTTATTGGTTAATAACCCGAATGATGGATATTCGAACTTTAAATAA
- a CDS encoding TonB-dependent receptor, whose protein sequence is MTLMKFILGGKSKYLLFLGLFLMSFTVQSKRIDSISINRTGAIRSVLKEIEKASSYHFMYNDKLINTDKIVSINVKDRPVNEILNSLFEDSNITYTIVDDQIILSVAGTNEVKDSKQTGREISGVIKDEKGFTLPGVSIAVKGTTTGTITDIDGKYSINVPSGAVLAFNYVGFVPQEVKIGNQSTLDIVLKEDTQALDEVVVVGYTTQKKADLTGAVSSVKMSNLNDMSVSGINSALQGRMSGVTVLQSSGAPGSGTSIRIRGMGTFGNNEPLYVIDGMPADNMNDINPGDIERIDVLKDAASAAIYGSRAANGVVIIQTKKGGKSDKVNIAFNTHHGVSMAQRKINVLNAAQRNMIHLEAYDNAIKYDGYDKTAPDYYTSDFAKVSRTNWQDEIFSSAAYQANYDLSLSGGSDKFKYNIMGAHLKQDGLLKNSSFNRTTLRINTELEVFKNFKVGENLMITHSKQMLVPEMGANGAIASALQFDPSVSVYENKAKGIYSGSGELGADLRNPVAVLDRSDRARTRDRIFGNVYAEYKFLNDFTIKTDLGYDWSDWGDKWFVTRVPEAGRASNTNELTERGWKDTKWITTTTLKYDKVIGLNKLMLLGGTSYEAFNSEYTNARGTGFISEDKSQRYLSAATNIAWMQGGREEWAMNSYFARLDYSFGDRYLLSANFRTDGSSKFAKGNRWGYFPSVSGGWRISEESFFETLKEKAIQNLKLRASWGKLGNQDMGSNYPTKVLIANTTDNDGYNTVFGSTETAGFGRYESTLANPDLKWEVTTQTDLGLDISFLNKFDFGFDYFIKKSSDVLLEIPVPSLAGVDGGMMVNAAEVRNRGFDMNLSYNTKVKDFNISAYGNFSKVKNEVLSMGTGNRNMFTSSYRGTNITRTRVGEPIAHFYGYKNGGVFKSQEEIDTYVNEKGEKIQPAAKVGDLKFLDLDGNGKIDSNDQTNIGSGFPDFTYGLGADLEYKGFDLSFFFQGVAGYDIFNAIKYEGMFVDPRYNQFAAILDRYHPTNTPGGNGPRVTIKDTNNNRRMSDYYVDKGDYLRLKTLTLGYTFNRNTIKKLGLQKLRVYATVQNLLTFTSYKGFDPELGETYANELDSYGVTEIGVDRGQFPQPRTFIMGVNINF, encoded by the coding sequence ATGACATTAATGAAATTTATTTTAGGAGGGAAAAGCAAATATCTCTTATTTTTAGGGCTATTTTTAATGTCCTTCACCGTCCAATCGAAACGGATAGACAGCATTTCCATCAATAGAACAGGAGCTATCCGCTCTGTACTAAAAGAAATAGAAAAAGCGTCTTCTTACCACTTTATGTACAACGACAAACTTATCAACACAGATAAGATTGTATCGATAAATGTAAAAGACAGACCGGTAAATGAAATACTAAACTCACTATTCGAAGATTCGAACATCACTTATACCATAGTAGATGATCAGATTATATTATCTGTTGCCGGAACAAACGAAGTAAAAGATAGTAAACAAACAGGCCGTGAAATTTCGGGAGTCATCAAAGATGAAAAAGGCTTCACGCTTCCGGGGGTTAGTATCGCCGTGAAAGGTACAACCACAGGAACGATTACCGACATTGACGGAAAATATTCTATAAATGTTCCTAGCGGAGCGGTTCTGGCATTTAACTATGTTGGCTTTGTTCCTCAAGAAGTAAAAATAGGAAATCAGAGCACTTTAGACATCGTCCTGAAAGAAGATACTCAGGCTTTGGACGAAGTTGTTGTTGTGGGATATACAACACAGAAAAAAGCCGACCTGACAGGAGCGGTATCATCCGTAAAAATGTCGAACCTGAACGACATGTCAGTAAGCGGTATCAATAGTGCGCTGCAAGGCCGTATGTCGGGTGTTACCGTACTACAAAGTAGTGGAGCTCCGGGATCGGGAACTTCTATCCGTATCCGTGGGATGGGTACATTTGGAAACAACGAACCTCTTTATGTTATCGACGGCATGCCGGCTGATAATATGAACGATATCAATCCGGGCGACATAGAGCGTATCGACGTATTGAAAGATGCTGCATCTGCGGCTATCTACGGTTCACGTGCAGCAAACGGAGTTGTTATTATTCAGACTAAAAAGGGAGGTAAATCCGACAAAGTGAATATTGCATTCAATACTCATCATGGAGTATCGATGGCTCAACGAAAAATAAATGTTTTGAATGCTGCACAACGTAATATGATCCATTTGGAGGCATACGACAATGCTATAAAATATGACGGATACGACAAAACGGCTCCGGATTATTACACATCTGATTTTGCAAAAGTGAGCAGGACAAACTGGCAGGATGAGATTTTCTCAAGTGCCGCTTATCAGGCTAATTATGATTTGTCGCTCTCAGGAGGTTCCGATAAATTCAAGTATAATATCATGGGAGCCCATCTTAAACAAGACGGACTTCTAAAGAATTCAAGTTTCAATCGTACAACACTACGTATCAATACAGAACTGGAAGTTTTCAAAAACTTCAAGGTAGGAGAAAACTTGATGATCACACACTCTAAGCAAATGCTGGTTCCGGAAATGGGAGCAAATGGAGCCATTGCTTCTGCACTTCAATTCGACCCTTCTGTTTCTGTCTACGAAAATAAAGCCAAAGGCATTTATAGCGGAAGTGGAGAATTAGGCGCCGACCTCAGAAACCCGGTAGCTGTATTAGACAGATCGGACCGTGCACGTACTCGCGACCGCATATTTGGAAATGTATATGCAGAATACAAATTCTTAAATGATTTTACAATCAAAACTGATTTAGGTTATGATTGGTCTGATTGGGGTGACAAATGGTTTGTAACCAGAGTACCTGAAGCCGGACGTGCGTCCAATACAAATGAACTTACCGAAAGAGGATGGAAAGATACAAAATGGATCACAACCACTACATTGAAGTATGACAAAGTGATAGGACTCAACAAGCTAATGCTCTTGGGAGGTACTTCTTACGAAGCATTCAACTCTGAATATACAAATGCTCGCGGTACAGGTTTTATCTCCGAAGATAAATCGCAACGTTATCTTTCTGCTGCTACAAATATAGCATGGATGCAAGGTGGTCGCGAAGAATGGGCTATGAATTCTTATTTCGCCCGACTCGATTATTCATTTGGAGACAGATACCTATTATCTGCAAACTTCCGTACCGACGGTTCTTCTAAATTTGCAAAAGGAAATCGTTGGGGATACTTCCCTTCAGTTTCGGGAGGATGGCGTATTTCAGAAGAGTCTTTCTTCGAAACCCTGAAAGAAAAAGCAATCCAAAACTTAAAGCTGAGAGCATCGTGGGGTAAATTAGGAAATCAGGATATGGGAAGCAATTATCCTACCAAAGTGCTTATTGCCAACACAACAGATAATGATGGATACAACACTGTTTTTGGCAGTACAGAAACTGCAGGCTTTGGACGATATGAGTCTACATTAGCGAATCCTGACCTGAAATGGGAGGTAACGACTCAAACAGACTTAGGTTTAGATATCAGCTTCCTCAACAAGTTTGATTTCGGATTCGACTATTTCATCAAAAAATCGTCAGATGTATTGCTAGAGATCCCTGTACCTTCATTAGCCGGTGTAGACGGAGGAATGATGGTAAATGCTGCCGAAGTGCGTAACCGTGGTTTTGATATGAACTTATCATACAATACTAAAGTTAAGGACTTTAATATAAGCGCATACGGCAATTTCAGCAAGGTAAAAAATGAAGTTCTTTCGATGGGTACAGGTAACAGAAACATGTTTACAAGTTCTTACCGTGGCACTAACATCACAAGAACAAGAGTGGGTGAACCGATAGCACACTTCTATGGTTATAAAAATGGAGGTGTATTTAAATCTCAGGAAGAAATAGATACTTACGTAAATGAAAAAGGAGAAAAAATACAACCTGCCGCAAAAGTTGGAGACCTTAAGTTCCTCGATTTGGATGGTAATGGAAAAATAGACTCTAACGACCAAACAAATATTGGTAGCGGATTCCCTGATTTCACTTATGGACTTGGAGCCGATCTTGAGTATAAAGGTTTCGATCTTAGCTTCTTCTTTCAAGGTGTTGCCGGATACGATATATTCAACGCCATCAAATATGAAGGCATGTTCGTTGATCCTCGTTACAATCAGTTTGCAGCTATCCTAGACCGTTATCACCCAACAAACACCCCCGGAGGGAATGGACCACGTGTTACAATCAAGGATACCAACAACAACCGCAGGATGTCTGATTACTATGTTGACAAAGGTGATTACCTGAGACTAAAAACACTTACCTTAGGTTATACTTTCAACAGAAACACAATCAAAAAATTAGGATTGCAAAAACTAAGAGTTTACGCTACCGTACAGAACCTGCTTACATTCACCAGCTATAAAGGCTTCGACCCTGAACTAGGTGAAACTTATGCTAATGAATTGGATAGCTACGGAGTTACCGAAATAGGTGTAGATAGAGGACAATTCCCTCAGCCTAGAACTTTCATTATGGGTGTAAATATTAACTTTTAA
- a CDS encoding RNA polymerase sigma-70 factor: MERENTYDRLFDLIKEDDHNAFDRLYNLFYAPLCVFANRYISDQDSVRDCIHDVFLKMWRDRKNIFINTSVRSYLLTATRNHCLNLIEKQKTQMTYEQYILNTYDPYTSDDLYSVEELENLIEKAINELPEKYREVFRMSRFEHLTYKEIAERKNISIKTVEAYMHKSLIILSVSLKDFLPYVLLFLFFNKN, encoded by the coding sequence ATGGAGAGGGAAAACACATATGATAGATTGTTTGATCTGATAAAAGAAGATGATCACAATGCCTTCGACAGGCTATATAATCTTTTTTATGCACCATTATGCGTATTTGCAAACAGATACATATCCGACCAAGACTCTGTTAGAGATTGCATACACGATGTGTTCTTAAAAATGTGGAGAGACCGAAAAAATATATTTATCAATACCTCTGTCCGTTCCTACCTTCTTACTGCAACACGAAATCATTGCCTCAATTTGATAGAAAAGCAAAAAACACAAATGACATACGAGCAGTATATATTGAATACGTACGACCCCTACACTTCTGACGATTTATATTCTGTTGAGGAACTGGAAAATTTGATTGAAAAAGCAATAAATGAACTTCCCGAAAAATACAGGGAAGTATTCAGAATGAGCCGATTTGAACATCTTACTTATAAAGAAATAGCCGAAAGAAAAAATATTTCGATAAAAACAGTAGAAGCATACATGCATAAATCGCTGATTATATTATCGGTATCATTAAAAGATTTCCTACCTTACGTTCTCCTTTTCCTTTTCTTCAACAAAAATTAA
- a CDS encoding Gfo/Idh/MocA family protein: MKKIIILFSSCLLSFNCVAQQPKEQSLLLKTPVQERPAGQTDVLELRTELLPVVRVAFIGLGMRGPGAVNRMTYIPGVEVVALCDVEQKNTEKVNKMLQEKGLPKAQEFYGDTSVWRKVTALPNVDLVYVATDWLSHAKIGIQAMKDGKHVAIEVPAAVTMDEIWGLINTSEQTRKHCMQLENCVYDFFELTTLNMVQQGLLGEVIHGEGAYIHGLQPYWDEYWNDWRMDFNKAHRGDVYPTHGLGPVCQAMNIHRGDKLNYLVAMDTKAIGNPEFLKKNRNEEVKGFRNGDHTTTMIGTENGKSILIEHNVTSPRPYNRMYQLTGTKGFANKYPIEGYALDSEELDPELTKNHENLTAHSFVPEDVQVALMEKYKHPIAKDIEDLAKKVGGHGGMDFIMDYRLIYCLQRGLPLDMDVYDLAEWCSLIPLTEISLDNNSVPVEIPDFTRGGWNKIKGLKFAQ; this comes from the coding sequence ATGAAAAAAATCATTATTTTATTTTCTTCATGTTTGTTGTCGTTTAACTGTGTAGCTCAGCAACCTAAAGAACAATCTCTCTTATTGAAAACTCCTGTTCAAGAGCGTCCGGCAGGACAAACAGATGTACTCGAGTTGAGAACCGAACTCTTACCTGTGGTGCGTGTAGCATTCATCGGCTTAGGCATGCGAGGCCCCGGAGCTGTGAACCGAATGACTTATATTCCGGGAGTGGAGGTTGTTGCATTGTGTGATGTAGAGCAAAAAAATACAGAGAAAGTAAATAAAATGCTACAAGAAAAAGGCCTTCCTAAAGCTCAGGAGTTTTATGGAGACACCTCTGTGTGGCGTAAGGTTACAGCCCTTCCCAATGTAGATCTTGTTTATGTGGCAACAGACTGGTTGTCGCATGCAAAAATAGGTATTCAGGCGATGAAAGACGGCAAGCATGTGGCAATTGAAGTTCCCGCTGCTGTAACAATGGATGAAATATGGGGATTGATCAACACCTCCGAGCAAACCAGAAAGCATTGCATGCAATTAGAAAATTGCGTATATGATTTCTTCGAACTCACAACCCTAAATATGGTACAGCAAGGATTGTTGGGTGAAGTGATTCATGGAGAAGGTGCTTATATTCATGGTTTACAACCATATTGGGATGAGTACTGGAACGACTGGCGCATGGACTTTAATAAAGCTCACCGAGGTGATGTGTATCCTACGCACGGACTTGGACCTGTATGTCAGGCAATGAATATACACCGTGGCGACAAACTGAATTATTTGGTTGCGATGGATACGAAGGCGATAGGCAATCCCGAATTTTTGAAAAAGAATAGAAATGAAGAAGTAAAAGGTTTTCGCAATGGAGATCATACCACCACTATGATTGGAACAGAGAATGGGAAATCGATATTGATAGAGCATAACGTAACATCACCTCGTCCATACAACCGTATGTATCAGCTTACCGGGACAAAGGGGTTTGCGAACAAATACCCGATAGAAGGATATGCATTAGACAGTGAAGAGCTTGACCCTGAATTGACCAAGAATCATGAAAACCTGACGGCTCACAGCTTCGTCCCCGAAGATGTGCAAGTGGCATTGATGGAGAAATATAAACACCCTATAGCAAAAGATATAGAAGATCTGGCTAAGAAAGTCGGAGGGCACGGAGGAATGGACTTCATAATGGACTATCGTCTGATATACTGTCTTCAAAGGGGACTTCCGCTCGATATGGATGTGTATGACCTTGCCGAATGGTGCAGCCTGATACCATTAACGGAAATTTCGCTCGACAATAATTCAGTTCCTGTAGAGATTCCCGACTTCACACGTGGAGGGTGGAATAAAATAAAAGGATTGAAATTTGCTCAGTAA